The genomic region TGTGCGTCTCGTCGATGACGTTGGACGCGACCTCCTTGAGCTTGTCGCCGTGCTCGCGGGCGTGGTGGGCGCAGAAGAGCAGCTCGCCGCCGCTCTGCAGCTCCACGCGGAGGTAGGCCTGGGCTCCGCAACGGTCGCAGCGGTCCGCTGCGGTCAGCGGGGCGCTGGGGGCAACTGTGGTGGTCACATCGGCCTCATTTCTTCGATCACTCGGTGCTTGGCTCAACGTAGCGAGGGGACCCAAGATTCCCGCGATCATCTGATTCCCCTGTTGTGAGCGTCTCAACCCGACCATCGGGGTGAGAGCGCCTGTCCGTGCTCTCCCAGTGTGCGGGTCGGGGCGAGGGGAGCGGGGTCATCTCACGTTTCCCGTTCCGATCGTTTCCACATCGTGACGTGGCCGGCCCTCGTGCTGGGTCTCTCCACGCTAGCGGTGCCCCCGTGGGCGAGCCTGTGCGGGGCACCGGCGTGTCGTGACCTAGATTCGGAGCAGCACCCGCACCCGGATGGGTCGCGGTGCGCACCCGCCGTACGCACGTCCTGCCAGGAGCCCCACGATCGCCGACAACACCTACAACGCCGCCCACCTCCTCGTCCTCGAGGGGCT from Nocardioides salarius harbors:
- a CDS encoding DUF7455 domain-containing protein translates to MTTTVAPSAPLTAADRCDRCGAQAYLRVELQSGGELLFCAHHAREHGDKLKEVASNVIDETHKLTSDSPMAAKAPETE